Proteins encoded together in one Corynebacterium liangguodongii window:
- a CDS encoding FdhF/YdeP family oxidoreductase — MGQQGNNRQHTPQSGTSDNVGNTGNAVNAVANRFDHPRVSAKKHVAAGIPAVLHAMAHAVPNRGLLPLITINKHKGIDCPGCAWPEPEQNDLNIVEFCENGAKAVAEETTRARATRDFWAKYSVTELREKTDHWLGKRGRITEPMLYDRSSGDDHYRPVSWDKAMSIIAEQLHHTTPEEAVFYTSGRASNEAAYVFQLLARRFGSNNLPDCGNMCHESTGVALSSTLGLGKGSVTINDFHTTDLLISVGQNPGTNHPRSLTAFTRCKHNGGKIIAINPMPEAGLLNFREPQDPTMVLGHTNKLADRYLQVRLDGDRALFQAINKRLVERDAIDKEFIAEYTTGFDALKEHLLSLDDASLQHFSGISAAEIDAVVDEIVAAKSVLITWTLGVTQHENAVATIQEMVNTLLLTGNIGKPGAGTGPLRGHSNVQGNRTVGIWEKMPDHFLRALESRFGFPVPSEHGFDTVAALQAMRAGKTKFFISLGGNLVRVASDTGVVENAMASNKLTVHLSTKPNGSHAWPGEKSLILPVRARTDVDMQKSGPQKITVEDSVGKVHASEGHRTANKDLDLRSEVDIICSIGRETFGDDFWQPMIDDYAVIRDHIEATIDGFDFYNERIEIPGGFYLPNGPRERRFTTDDGRAHLTVNETAGIELAPGEFMMNTVRSHDQYNSTIYGLNDRYRGIHDGRRVVFVNQKDLDDIGLADGDIVDLVAEYQGETRRAPSFRVIAYDHARGCVSTYFPEANQLIALDHTAKGSNTPVSKSTIIRLEPTGKRAEDMPAFARAEK, encoded by the coding sequence ATGGGACAACAGGGCAACAATCGGCAACACACCCCGCAGTCGGGCACATCTGACAACGTTGGCAACACAGGTAACGCCGTCAACGCCGTGGCCAACCGCTTCGACCACCCGCGCGTTTCCGCAAAGAAGCACGTCGCCGCAGGCATCCCGGCGGTCCTCCACGCCATGGCGCACGCGGTGCCCAACCGTGGCCTTTTGCCGCTGATCACCATCAACAAACACAAAGGCATCGACTGCCCCGGGTGCGCCTGGCCGGAGCCCGAGCAGAACGACCTCAACATCGTCGAGTTCTGCGAAAACGGTGCGAAGGCTGTTGCTGAGGAGACCACGCGCGCCCGCGCCACCCGAGATTTCTGGGCAAAATACTCAGTGACCGAGCTGCGGGAGAAAACCGACCACTGGTTGGGCAAGCGCGGGCGGATTACTGAGCCGATGCTCTACGACCGCTCGAGCGGCGACGACCACTACCGCCCCGTCTCCTGGGACAAGGCGATGAGCATCATCGCGGAGCAGCTGCACCACACAACCCCCGAGGAAGCGGTGTTCTACACCTCGGGCCGCGCGAGCAACGAGGCCGCCTACGTCTTCCAGCTCCTCGCGAGGCGATTCGGTTCCAACAACCTGCCGGACTGCGGCAACATGTGCCACGAGTCGACGGGCGTGGCCTTATCCTCCACCCTCGGGCTGGGCAAGGGCTCAGTGACCATCAACGATTTCCACACCACCGACTTGCTCATCTCTGTGGGCCAAAACCCGGGCACGAACCACCCGCGCTCGCTCACCGCGTTTACCCGGTGCAAGCACAACGGCGGCAAGATCATCGCGATCAACCCCATGCCTGAGGCCGGGTTGCTCAACTTCCGCGAGCCGCAGGACCCCACGATGGTCCTCGGCCACACGAACAAGCTGGCCGACCGCTACCTGCAGGTGCGCCTCGACGGCGACCGCGCGCTGTTCCAGGCCATCAACAAGAGGCTCGTTGAGCGCGACGCGATTGACAAGGAGTTCATCGCGGAATACACCACCGGGTTCGACGCGCTCAAAGAGCACCTCCTCTCGCTTGACGACGCCTCTCTGCAGCACTTCAGCGGCATCTCCGCCGCCGAGATCGATGCGGTGGTCGATGAGATCGTCGCGGCGAAGTCTGTGCTCATCACCTGGACGCTCGGGGTGACCCAGCACGAAAACGCGGTGGCCACCATCCAAGAGATGGTCAACACCCTGCTTCTCACCGGCAATATTGGCAAGCCCGGTGCAGGCACCGGCCCGCTGCGCGGCCACTCCAACGTGCAGGGCAACCGCACCGTCGGCATCTGGGAGAAGATGCCGGATCACTTCCTGCGCGCTCTCGAGTCGCGCTTCGGATTCCCCGTCCCGAGCGAGCACGGCTTCGACACCGTCGCCGCGCTCCAGGCCATGCGCGCGGGCAAGACCAAGTTCTTCATCTCGCTCGGCGGCAACCTCGTGCGCGTCGCCTCCGATACGGGGGTGGTGGAAAACGCGATGGCCTCCAACAAGCTCACCGTGCACCTGTCGACCAAGCCCAACGGGTCCCACGCCTGGCCGGGTGAGAAGTCCCTCATTCTGCCGGTGCGGGCGCGCACGGACGTCGATATGCAGAAATCTGGCCCCCAAAAGATCACCGTGGAAGACTCCGTGGGCAAGGTCCACGCCTCCGAGGGCCACCGCACCGCGAACAAGGACCTCGATCTGCGCAGCGAGGTCGACATCATCTGCTCGATCGGCCGCGAGACCTTCGGCGACGACTTCTGGCAGCCGATGATCGACGATTACGCAGTGATCCGGGACCACATCGAAGCCACCATCGACGGCTTCGACTTCTACAACGAGCGCATCGAGATCCCCGGCGGGTTCTACCTTCCCAACGGCCCCCGCGAGCGGCGGTTTACCACCGACGACGGCAGGGCGCACCTTACCGTCAACGAGACCGCGGGAATCGAACTCGCCCCCGGCGAATTCATGATGAACACCGTGCGTTCCCACGACCAATACAACTCCACGATCTACGGGCTCAACGACCGCTACCGCGGGATCCACGACGGGCGGCGCGTCGTCTTTGTCAACCAGAAAGACCTCGACGACATCGGGCTGGCCGACGGCGACATCGTCGACCTCGTCGCGGAGTACCAGGGAGAGACACGCCGCGCGCCGAGCTTCCGCGTCATCGCCTACGACCACGCACGCGGCTGCGTGAGCACCTACTTCCCCGAAGCCAACCAGCTCATCGCGCTCGACCACACGGCAAAGGGCTCGAACACCCCTGTATCGAAGTCCACAATCATCCGGCTCGAGCCCACCGGCAAGCGGGCCGAGGACATGCCGGCGTTCGCGCGGGCGGAGAAGTAG
- a CDS encoding DUF6457 domain-containing protein, whose product MSIDQHNHSHEHTTDKKSKKDDPAEMRSAHEWLSRVVELLKLPAGVERSSVGPILDLTKDVAHNRSRPAAPVTAFLVGLAAGRAASGSDDELNAAISRAVEAVRAAASTRQNASY is encoded by the coding sequence ATGAGCATCGATCAGCACAACCACAGCCACGAGCACACCACAGACAAGAAAAGCAAGAAGGACGACCCGGCGGAGATGCGCAGCGCCCACGAGTGGCTCTCCCGCGTCGTCGAGCTCCTCAAGCTGCCCGCGGGCGTGGAGCGCTCCAGCGTGGGGCCCATCCTCGATCTCACGAAGGATGTCGCCCACAATCGCTCGCGCCCCGCTGCCCCGGTCACTGCGTTCCTCGTCGGCCTCGCCGCCGGGCGGGCCGCATCGGGGTCCGACGACGAGCTCAACGCGGCGATCTCACGGGCGGTCGAAGCCGTGCGCGCAGCGGCCTCGACAAGGCAGAACGCATCCTATTAA
- a CDS encoding dicarboxylate/amino acid:cation symporter produces the protein MKKFGFGAQVFTGLVVGLILGFVARAGGFEWLANFLTWVGSTYVQLLKLLIPPLVFTAVVTSVANLRKVTNAARLAGQTLIWFAITAFVSVLIGIAVALSLRPGETSTVDPAAAGDPSTTGSWLGFIESVVPANFLGLTAKASEDGAISIGFNVLQILVISLVVGVAAVKAGRKAQPFIEFSASLLEIIQVALWWVIRLAPIGSAALIGKAIATYGWEALGSLGMFVLAIYIGLALVIFALYPAVLALNRIPVREFYRHVWPVTTLGFVTRSSLGVLPVTQRTVEKSMGVPTEYASFAMPLAATTKMDGCASIYPAVAAIFVAQFYGIPLGVADYFLIIVVSVLGSAATAGTTGATVMLTLTLSALGLPLSGVGLLLAVEPIVDMGRTAVNVTGQAVVAAVVSKREGIIDEQAWEREPETVRA, from the coding sequence ATGAAAAAGTTTGGCTTCGGCGCCCAGGTCTTCACCGGCCTGGTGGTCGGCCTCATCCTCGGGTTCGTCGCCCGGGCCGGCGGGTTCGAGTGGCTCGCCAACTTCCTCACCTGGGTCGGCTCGACCTACGTACAGCTGCTCAAGCTCCTGATCCCGCCGCTCGTCTTTACGGCAGTGGTGACCTCCGTGGCCAACCTGCGCAAGGTGACCAACGCCGCGCGGCTCGCTGGACAGACGTTGATCTGGTTCGCCATCACCGCCTTCGTCTCCGTCCTCATCGGTATCGCGGTGGCCCTCTCGCTGCGCCCGGGTGAGACCTCAACCGTGGATCCCGCCGCGGCGGGCGACCCATCGACCACCGGGTCCTGGCTCGGGTTTATCGAATCCGTCGTCCCGGCCAACTTCCTGGGGCTTACCGCCAAGGCGTCGGAAGACGGCGCGATCTCGATCGGCTTTAACGTTTTGCAGATCCTCGTGATCTCCCTCGTCGTCGGCGTCGCCGCGGTGAAGGCCGGGCGCAAGGCGCAGCCGTTTATCGAGTTCTCCGCATCGCTGCTCGAGATCATCCAGGTGGCGCTGTGGTGGGTCATCCGGCTCGCACCGATCGGCTCCGCGGCGCTCATCGGCAAGGCCATCGCCACCTATGGGTGGGAAGCGCTCGGCTCGCTGGGCATGTTCGTTCTCGCCATCTACATCGGGCTTGCGCTAGTGATCTTCGCCCTCTACCCCGCCGTGCTCGCGCTCAACCGCATTCCGGTCCGCGAGTTCTACCGTCATGTCTGGCCCGTGACCACCCTCGGGTTTGTCACGCGATCCTCGCTCGGCGTGCTTCCCGTCACGCAGCGCACCGTGGAGAAGTCGATGGGCGTGCCCACGGAGTACGCCTCCTTCGCCATGCCGTTGGCGGCCACGACGAAGATGGACGGCTGCGCCTCGATCTACCCCGCCGTCGCCGCGATCTTCGTCGCACAGTTCTACGGCATCCCGCTCGGCGTGGCGGATTATTTCCTCATCATCGTCGTCTCTGTCCTCGGCTCCGCCGCCACCGCCGGCACCACTGGGGCGACGGTCATGCTCACCCTCACGCTCTCGGCGCTCGGACTGCCGCTGTCTGGCGTGGGCCTGCTCCTAGCCGTCGAGCCGATCGTTGACATGGGCCGCACCGCCGTCAACGTCACCGGCCAGGCCGTGGTTGCCGCCGTCGTGTCCAAGCGGGAGGGCATCATCGATGAGCAAGCCTGGGAGCGCGAGCCGGAGACCGTGCGGGCCTAA
- a CDS encoding peptide MFS transporter: MATDSHFVAGAADAPKERTFFGHPWALANLSGVEMWERFSFYGLQALLAYYLYYTVDQGGLGLNKEAALSIVGAYGGLVYLTSVAGAWVADRILSAERTLFYSAILIMIGHISLALLPGLAGVGVGLVCVAVGSGALKTTSQVLLGSLYDREDQRRDGGFSIYYMGVNIGGFLGPILTNAFWGWKGFHWGFGTAAVLMAIGLIQYTVMRSHTVEVAGHEVANPLPRSRYLPVALGCLAVIVAVVVLFATGVLQLGHLSTVVAALTVLAAVALWVQMYRSRLVTDGERARLVGFIPMFAASVVFWSVFQQQFTVIALYSDERLNRTVLGHELPPGVVQSLNPLFVIIFAGVFAAMWTRLGKRQPSYAGKFSLALAIIGVAILLFLPFAGGGVNSTPFFAIVAILFLFTMGELMLSPVGNSMATLVAPQAYPTRTFALWLLSVALGTTLSGTLAGFYDPSSASGERTYFVATAAVCFILAVVVFTSRGWITRKLGETAEKPHKAQAEGHDSRHRGSA; encoded by the coding sequence ATGGCAACAGATTCTCACTTTGTAGCCGGCGCGGCGGACGCCCCGAAAGAGCGCACGTTCTTCGGGCATCCCTGGGCGCTGGCGAACCTGTCGGGCGTGGAGATGTGGGAGCGATTTAGCTTCTACGGCCTCCAGGCGCTTTTGGCGTACTACCTCTACTACACGGTCGACCAAGGAGGGCTCGGCCTGAACAAGGAAGCCGCCCTATCCATCGTCGGCGCCTACGGCGGACTGGTCTACCTCACCAGCGTCGCGGGCGCCTGGGTGGCAGATAGGATCCTCTCCGCCGAGCGCACGCTGTTCTACTCGGCGATCCTCATCATGATCGGCCACATCTCCCTGGCGCTTTTGCCCGGTCTCGCCGGGGTCGGCGTGGGCCTGGTGTGCGTCGCTGTCGGCTCGGGCGCGCTCAAGACCACGTCCCAGGTGTTGCTGGGCAGCCTCTATGATCGTGAGGACCAGCGTCGCGACGGCGGGTTCTCCATCTACTACATGGGCGTGAACATCGGCGGATTCTTGGGCCCGATCCTCACCAACGCGTTTTGGGGGTGGAAGGGCTTCCACTGGGGCTTCGGTACCGCGGCCGTGCTCATGGCCATCGGCTTGATTCAGTACACGGTCATGCGTTCCCACACGGTTGAGGTTGCCGGGCACGAGGTGGCCAACCCGCTACCGCGCTCGCGCTACCTCCCGGTGGCGCTGGGGTGCCTCGCGGTCATCGTCGCCGTCGTCGTGCTCTTCGCCACCGGCGTGCTCCAGCTCGGCCACCTCTCGACCGTCGTGGCTGCACTTACCGTGCTCGCTGCCGTGGCGCTGTGGGTGCAGATGTACCGCTCCAGGCTCGTCACCGACGGCGAGCGCGCCCGCCTGGTTGGTTTTATCCCCATGTTCGCCGCCTCGGTGGTGTTCTGGTCAGTCTTCCAGCAGCAGTTCACTGTGATCGCGCTCTACTCCGATGAGCGGCTCAACCGCACTGTGCTCGGCCACGAGCTGCCGCCGGGTGTCGTGCAGTCGCTCAACCCGCTTTTCGTCATCATCTTCGCCGGCGTCTTCGCGGCGATGTGGACCCGGCTCGGGAAGCGTCAGCCGTCGTATGCCGGGAAGTTCTCCCTCGCGCTCGCGATCATCGGCGTGGCCATCTTGCTCTTCCTCCCGTTCGCCGGAGGCGGCGTGAACTCGACGCCGTTTTTCGCCATCGTCGCCATCTTGTTCCTCTTCACGATGGGAGAGCTCATGCTCAGTCCCGTCGGCAACTCGATGGCAACGCTTGTGGCGCCCCAGGCCTACCCCACGCGCACCTTTGCGCTGTGGTTGCTCTCGGTCGCGCTGGGCACCACGCTCTCCGGCACGCTTGCCGGGTTCTACGACCCGTCGAGCGCCTCCGGCGAGCGGACCTACTTTGTGGCCACCGCGGCGGTCTGCTTCATCCTCGCCGTCGTCGTCTTCACCTCGCGCGGCTGGATCACGCGCAAGCTAGGGGAGACGGCTGAGAAGCCCCACAAGGCTCAAGCGGAAGGCCACGACAGCAGACACCGCGGGTCCGCGTAG
- the polA gene encoding DNA polymerase I encodes MAFRAFYALPAENFSTSGGQHTNAVYGFLSMFSNILAEEQPTHVAVAFDVGRTTFRTEKFPEYKAQREASPPEFKGQVPIIEEVLDTLGVVTLSKEHFEADDIVATLVTEARAEGGFDIVLVSGDRDYIQLVDAKTTLLYPTRGVSTMTRFTPEKVEEKYGLTPVQYPDFAALRGDPSDNLPSVPKVGEKTATKWIVEHGDLESLIAHADDIKGVAGANFRERIDQVRLNRELTQMVTDVELPVGPADLALKPADVAAVAAAFDDLEFGVNLRERVLAAVPTLGEVPAGEEAELAEITVESAPLDQWLSAREGQGLAVYLTGSGAPGMGDVSALAIVDKQRRGIQKEAAELSPAEDEALARWAESADPKFFHDAKAAYHMLKGRGITLGGIAHDTAIAAYLLRPGQRTYELADVYQRHLQRQLDQGGDQLSLLGDSTLIDSAAAILELAAELARQLRGIDSYELYADLELPLVAILAEMENAGIAVDVDVLEDQLNDFRAKVDEVEQHARQLVDEPSLNLSSPKQLQVVLFDKLGLPKTKKTKTGYSTAAGEIEALAEKNPHPFLDALLAHREYQKMKSTIEGLIKAVLDDGRIHTTFKQTVASTGRLSSTDPNLQNIPVRTEAGRKIRSAFTVGKGYECLLTADYSQIEMRVMAHLSGDEGLIEAYRAGEDLHNFVGSRVFDVPIDQVTPELRRRVKAMSYGLVYGLSAYGLSNQLSISAGEAKSIMESYFERFGGVKRYLDEVVEKAREVGYTSTVFGRRRYLPELTSDNRVARENAERAALNAPIQGTAADIIKVAMIRVDRALASFDSRVLLQVHDELVVEVAPGELDEVREIVEREMDSAIELHVPLEVSAGTGANWDEAAH; translated from the coding sequence ATGGCATTCCGTGCCTTCTACGCGCTCCCGGCGGAGAATTTCTCCACGTCCGGTGGGCAGCACACGAACGCGGTCTACGGGTTCCTCTCGATGTTTTCCAACATCCTCGCCGAGGAGCAGCCCACGCACGTGGCTGTTGCCTTCGACGTCGGGCGGACAACGTTTCGGACCGAGAAGTTCCCCGAGTACAAGGCCCAGCGCGAGGCCTCCCCGCCGGAGTTCAAGGGCCAGGTCCCGATCATCGAGGAGGTCTTAGACACCCTCGGTGTGGTGACCTTATCCAAGGAACACTTCGAGGCCGACGACATCGTGGCCACCCTGGTGACCGAGGCGCGCGCGGAAGGCGGGTTCGATATCGTGCTCGTCTCCGGCGACCGCGACTACATCCAGCTTGTTGACGCCAAAACGACCCTCCTTTACCCAACCCGCGGCGTGTCCACTATGACGCGCTTTACCCCGGAGAAGGTCGAGGAGAAATACGGGCTCACCCCGGTGCAGTACCCGGATTTCGCGGCGCTGCGCGGCGACCCCTCGGACAACCTGCCCTCGGTGCCGAAGGTGGGGGAGAAGACCGCGACCAAATGGATCGTCGAACACGGCGACCTCGAGAGCCTGATCGCGCACGCGGACGATATCAAGGGCGTGGCCGGTGCGAACTTCCGCGAACGCATTGACCAGGTGCGCCTCAACCGCGAGCTCACCCAGATGGTCACGGACGTCGAGCTGCCCGTCGGCCCCGCGGATCTGGCGCTCAAGCCCGCCGACGTCGCCGCCGTGGCCGCGGCGTTCGACGACCTCGAGTTCGGCGTGAACCTGCGCGAGCGCGTCCTCGCCGCCGTGCCGACGCTTGGCGAGGTACCCGCGGGCGAGGAGGCGGAGCTCGCGGAGATCACCGTCGAGTCGGCGCCGCTTGATCAGTGGCTCTCCGCGCGCGAGGGCCAAGGCCTCGCCGTCTACCTCACGGGATCCGGCGCCCCGGGCATGGGGGACGTCTCGGCGCTGGCGATCGTCGATAAGCAGCGCCGCGGGATCCAGAAGGAGGCCGCCGAGCTGAGCCCCGCGGAAGATGAGGCGCTCGCGCGCTGGGCGGAATCGGCTGACCCGAAGTTCTTCCACGACGCCAAGGCCGCCTACCACATGCTCAAGGGCCGCGGGATCACTCTCGGAGGCATCGCGCACGACACCGCGATCGCCGCGTACCTGCTGCGCCCCGGCCAGCGCACCTACGAGCTCGCTGACGTCTACCAGCGGCACCTGCAGCGCCAGCTCGACCAGGGGGGCGACCAGCTCAGCCTGCTTGGCGATTCGACGCTGATCGATTCCGCGGCCGCGATCCTCGAGCTCGCCGCCGAGCTGGCGCGGCAGCTGCGCGGAATCGATTCCTACGAGCTCTACGCTGACCTGGAACTGCCGCTGGTGGCAATCCTCGCCGAGATGGAGAACGCCGGCATCGCCGTCGACGTCGACGTGCTCGAGGACCAGCTCAACGACTTCCGCGCCAAGGTCGACGAAGTCGAGCAGCACGCGCGCCAGCTTGTGGATGAGCCCTCGCTCAACCTCTCGAGCCCGAAGCAGCTCCAGGTCGTGCTCTTTGACAAGCTGGGTCTGCCGAAGACGAAGAAGACCAAGACCGGCTACTCCACCGCGGCCGGCGAGATCGAAGCCCTGGCAGAGAAGAACCCGCACCCGTTCCTCGACGCGCTGCTCGCGCACCGCGAGTACCAGAAGATGAAGTCCACCATCGAAGGCCTCATCAAGGCAGTGCTTGACGACGGCCGCATCCACACCACCTTCAAACAAACCGTGGCCTCGACCGGCAGGCTCTCCTCGACCGATCCAAACCTGCAGAACATTCCCGTCCGCACGGAGGCTGGGCGCAAGATCCGCTCCGCGTTTACCGTAGGCAAGGGATACGAGTGCCTGCTCACCGCGGACTACTCGCAGATTGAGATGCGCGTTATGGCCCACCTCTCCGGCGACGAAGGCCTCATTGAGGCCTACCGGGCGGGGGAGGACCTGCACAACTTCGTCGGCTCCCGCGTTTTCGACGTGCCCATCGACCAGGTCACCCCCGAGCTGCGACGCCGCGTTAAGGCAATGTCCTACGGTCTTGTCTACGGGTTATCCGCCTACGGCCTGTCCAACCAGCTCTCCATCTCCGCCGGCGAGGCGAAGTCCATCATGGAGAGCTACTTCGAGCGCTTCGGCGGGGTCAAGCGCTACCTTGACGAGGTCGTGGAGAAGGCGCGGGAGGTGGGCTACACCTCGACCGTCTTCGGCCGGCGCCGCTACCTGCCGGAGCTGACCAGCGACAACCGCGTCGCCCGCGAGAACGCCGAGCGCGCCGCTCTCAACGCGCCGATCCAGGGCACCGCCGCCGACATCATCAAGGTGGCGATGATCCGCGTCGACCGGGCGCTTGCCTCGTTTGACTCCCGCGTGCTGCTGCAGGTCCACGACGAGCTCGTCGTGGAGGTCGCACCGGGCGAGCTCGACGAGGTGCGCGAGATCGTCGAGCGCGAGATGGATAGCGCGATCGAACTACACGTGCCGCTGGAGGTCTCGGCCGGCACTGGCGCGAATTGGGACGAAGCAGCGCACTAG
- a CDS encoding class I SAM-dependent methyltransferase, with protein sequence MDVSPAPEVAANRLFWDADARRYHAEHPEYLDGFYWCPEMLSEKDARLLGDVSQARVLEIGCGSAPCASWLADDGVGFVTGFDISAGMLARARHNVSLAQADVLALPYRDASFDVAFSAFGALPFVRDVAAALAEIRRVLVPGGRFVFSVTHPMRWVFPDDPGSLTAEISYFARAYEEYDDTGTLTYAEYHRTFGDWVRALRGSGLELLDVLEPEWPEGVSIPWGQWSPERGRIFPGTAIFVTRGQ encoded by the coding sequence ATGGACGTCTCCCCCGCCCCCGAAGTAGCGGCCAACCGCCTCTTTTGGGACGCCGATGCGCGGCGCTACCACGCAGAGCACCCGGAGTATCTGGACGGTTTCTACTGGTGCCCCGAGATGCTCTCGGAGAAGGACGCGCGTTTGCTTGGCGACGTCTCACAAGCCCGCGTCCTCGAGATCGGCTGCGGTTCAGCTCCGTGCGCGTCCTGGCTCGCCGACGACGGGGTCGGCTTCGTCACGGGTTTCGACATCTCGGCGGGGATGCTAGCGCGGGCGCGCCACAACGTTTCCCTCGCCCAGGCCGACGTGCTCGCGCTTCCCTACCGGGACGCGTCGTTCGACGTCGCATTCTCCGCCTTCGGCGCGCTGCCGTTCGTGCGCGATGTCGCTGCAGCGCTCGCCGAGATCCGCCGCGTCCTCGTCCCGGGCGGTCGCTTCGTGTTCTCCGTGACACACCCCATGCGCTGGGTGTTCCCCGACGATCCTGGCTCGCTGACCGCGGAGATCAGCTATTTCGCGCGCGCCTACGAAGAGTACGACGATACCGGCACGCTTACCTACGCCGAATACCACCGGACATTCGGCGATTGGGTGCGCGCCCTTCGCGGCTCGGGCCTCGAGCTACTCGACGTCCTCGAGCCCGAATGGCCCGAAGGAGTATCCATTCCCTGGGGCCAGTGGTCCCCGGAGCGAGGGCGCATTTTTCCGGGTACGGCGATCTTTGTTACACGGGGGCAATGA
- the rpsA gene encoding 30S ribosomal protein S1, producing the protein MPTSNAPQVAINDIGSAEDFLAAVDATIKYFNDGDIVTGTVVKVDHDEVLLDIGYKTEGVIPTRELSIKHDIDPDEVVEVGDEVDALVLTKEDKEGRLILSKKRAQYERAWGTIEELQNNDQPVTGTVIEVVKGGLILDIGLRGFLPASLVEMRRVRDLDPYIGQELEAKIIELDKHRNNVVLSRRAYLEETQSAVRSDFLHQLQKGQVRKGVVSSIVNFGAFVDLGGVDGLVHVSELSWKHIDHPSEVVTVGDEVTVEVLDVDLDRERVSLSLKATQEDPWRVFARTHAVGQIVPGKVTKLVPFGAFVRVQEGIEGLVHISELAQRHVEVPDQVVTVGEEVMVKVIDIDLDRRRISLSLKQADEDYSEEFDPSRYGMADSYDEQGNYIFPEGFDPETNEWMEGYDEARQEWEARYAEAERRFQAHTAQIERQRAAAAEAAEQGAGQSNYSSESADAAAPAASAPEESIGSLASDEQLAALRDKLAGN; encoded by the coding sequence ATGCCCACTTCCAACGCACCCCAGGTTGCCATCAACGACATTGGCAGCGCTGAGGACTTTCTTGCCGCCGTCGACGCCACCATCAAGTACTTCAATGATGGCGACATCGTCACCGGCACCGTCGTCAAGGTCGACCACGACGAGGTTCTCCTCGACATCGGGTACAAGACCGAAGGCGTCATCCCGACCCGCGAGCTCTCCATCAAGCACGACATCGACCCCGATGAGGTCGTCGAGGTCGGCGACGAGGTCGACGCGCTTGTCCTGACCAAGGAGGACAAGGAAGGCCGCCTCATCCTGTCCAAGAAGCGCGCGCAGTACGAGCGTGCCTGGGGCACCATCGAGGAGCTGCAGAACAACGACCAGCCCGTCACCGGCACGGTCATCGAGGTTGTCAAGGGCGGCCTTATCCTCGACATCGGCCTTCGCGGCTTCCTGCCGGCCTCCCTCGTCGAGATGCGCCGCGTGCGCGACCTCGACCCCTACATCGGCCAGGAGCTCGAGGCGAAGATCATCGAGCTGGACAAGCACCGCAACAACGTCGTGCTCTCCCGCCGCGCATACCTTGAAGAGACCCAGTCCGCAGTCCGCTCCGACTTCCTGCACCAGCTGCAGAAGGGCCAGGTTCGCAAGGGTGTCGTCTCCTCCATCGTCAACTTCGGTGCCTTCGTCGACCTCGGCGGCGTTGACGGCCTCGTCCACGTCTCCGAACTGTCCTGGAAGCACATCGACCACCCGTCCGAGGTTGTCACCGTGGGCGACGAGGTTACCGTCGAGGTGCTCGACGTCGATCTAGACCGCGAGCGCGTTTCCCTCTCGCTCAAGGCAACCCAGGAAGATCCGTGGCGCGTCTTCGCCCGCACCCACGCCGTGGGCCAGATCGTCCCGGGCAAGGTGACCAAGCTTGTGCCGTTCGGCGCGTTCGTCCGCGTCCAGGAGGGCATCGAGGGCCTCGTCCACATCTCCGAGCTGGCCCAGCGCCACGTCGAGGTCCCGGACCAGGTTGTCACCGTCGGTGAAGAGGTCATGGTCAAGGTCATCGACATCGACCTGGACCGCCGCCGCATCTCGCTCTCGCTCAAGCAGGCAGACGAGGACTACTCCGAAGAGTTTGATCCGTCCCGCTACGGCATGGCCGACTCCTACGACGAGCAGGGCAACTACATCTTCCCGGAGGGCTTCGACCCGGAGACCAACGAGTGGATGGAAGGCTACGACGAGGCACGCCAGGAGTGGGAGGCCCGCTACGCCGAGGCCGAGCGCCGCTTCCAGGCGCACACCGCCCAGATCGAGCGCCAGCGCGCTGCCGCCGCCGAGGCCGCCGAGCAGGGCGCAGGCCAGTCGAACTACTCCTCCGAGTCCGCTGACGCCGCAGCTCCGGCAGCGTCCGCGCCCGAGGAGTCCATCGGCTCCCTGGCTTCCGACGAGCAGCTCGCGGCCCTGCGCGACAAGCTCGCCGGCAACTAG